From Phragmites australis chromosome 5, lpPhrAust1.1, whole genome shotgun sequence, a single genomic window includes:
- the LOC133919146 gene encoding uncharacterized protein LOC133919146 has protein sequence MNNGFAGILNRGNQPLMENPEVSMGLSVPSYTLGSHGQSQITFGLGRLGSAMDSSCNNGRGGLRRPSHAPAQDDGCRLVLGLGPTPEVHSADHQPAGADKSRAPVTLFGQSFSFTDPGVLSLGIHRKNNAGTIIQHSEPPAGNIVSFTVDEGSTSARRSSGGYMPSLLFAPRPAYFSADEEAQGLLNHMDSTNDSDQHCLRPSPEPSASMTEASFGVSSDVVTVVSHPGQQAHRRHPKKCRFKGCSKGARGASGLCIAHGGGQRCQKPGCHKGAESSTAYCKAHGGGRRCLQLGCTKSAEGKTDHCIAHGGGRRCGYAGCPKAARGKSGRCIKHGGGKRCSVEDCIRSAEGRVGLCISHGGGRRCQYPDCRKGAQGSTLYCKAHGGGKRCVFEGCAKGAEGSTPLCKAHGGGKRCMFEGGGVCPKSVHGGTDFCVAHGGGKRCAVPGCSKSARGRTDRCVKHGGGKRCRVDGCGKSAQGSTEYCKAHGGGKRCTYGAGCEKFARGRSGLCAAHGRLVASQQQQRRVGGGSMIGPGLFHGIVPSANEYTSSGVSTVSDCDGSPVAGTTRQELIPPQVLVPHSMKSSPPAAAPADGGREEGVVAIPEGRVHGGGLLSLLGGTFRNVDVDKL, from the coding sequence ATGAATAACGGTTTTGCGGGTATCCTGAACCGCGGAAACCAGCCTCTGATGGAGAATCCTGAAGTTTCAATGGGGCTCTCGGTGCCAAGCTACACATTAGGCAGCCATGGTCAGAGCCAGATAACGTTTGGCCTAGGACGGTTGGGTTCAGCGATGGACAGTAGCTGCAACAATGGTCGCGGAGGATTACGGAGGCCGAGTCATGCGCCTGCCCAAGATGATGGCTGCAGGCTAGTCCTTGGACTGGGTCCGACGCCGGAGGTTCACTCTGCAGATCACCAGCCTGCCGGAGCAGACAAGTCGAGAGCACCTGTGACTTTGTTTGGCCAGAGCTTCTCCTTCACCGATCCAGGGGTGTTGAGCCTTGGGATTCATCGGAAGAATAATGCTGGAACAATAATTCAACACTCGGAACCGCCTGCCGGAAACATCGTCTCCTTCACTGTTGATGAGGGCTCGACGTCGGCGaggaggagctccggcggctACATGCCATCCCTGCTCTTCGCGCCTCGGCCTGCGTACTTCTCTGCTGATGAAGAGGCGCAGGGTTTGCTAAATCACATGGACAGCACTAATGATAGTGATCAGCATTGTCTTCGACCCAGCCCCGAACCTTCAGCATCCATGACGGAGGCTTCGTTTGGCGTGAGCTCTGATGTTGTCACGGTGGTAAGCCATCCTGGACAGCAGGCTCACCGCCGGCATCCCAAGAAGTGCAGGTTCAAAGGGTGCTCCAAGGGTGCGAGAGGTGCGTCAGGGCTGTGCATCGCTCACGGCGGCGGGCAGAGGTGCCAGAAGCCTGGGTGTCACAAGGGCGCCGAGAGCAGCACGGCCTACTGCAAGGCCCACGGCGGGGGCCGCCGGTGCCTGCAGCTTGGCTGCACCAAGAGCGCTGAAGGGAAGACGGATCACTGCATCGCCcatggcggcggccgccggTGCGGTTATGCTGGCTGTCCTAAAGCAGCGCGGGGAAAGTCCGGGCGTTGCATCAAGCACGGCGGAGGGAAGAGATGTTCCGTGGAAGACTGCATCAGGAGCGCCGAGGGGAGGGTCGGGCTGTGCATCTcccacggcggcggccggcggtgcCAGTACCCGGACTGCCGCAAGGGCGCGCAGGGCAGCACGCTGTACTGCAAGGCGCACGGCGGCGGCAAGCGGTGCGTCTTCGAGGGCTGCGCCAAGGGCGCGGAGGGCAGCACCCCGCTGTGCAAGGCGCACGGCGGCGGAAAGCGGTGCATGTTCGAGGGCGGCGGCGTGTGCCCGAAGAGCGTCCACGGTGGCACCGACTTCTGCGTGGCGCACGGCGGTGGGAAGCGGTGCGCGGTGCCCGGGTGCAGCAAGAGCGCGCGGGGGCGCACGGACCGCTGCGTGaagcacggcggcggcaagcGGTGCAGGGTCGACGGGTGCGGCAAGAGCGCGCAGGGGAGCACCGAGTACTGCAAGGCCCACGGCGGCGGCAAGCGGTGCACCTACGGCGCCGGCTGCGAGAAGTTCGCGCGCGGCCGCAGTGGCCTCTGTGCGGCGCACGGGAGGCTGGTGGcctcgcagcagcagcagcgccggGTCGGCGGGGGAAGCATGATTGGGCCGGGCCTGTTCCACGGCATCGTTCCCTCCGCCAACGAGTACACATCATCGGGCGTGAGCACGGTGTCGGACTGCGACGGCTCGCCCGTGGCGGGGACGACGAGACAGGAGCTGATCCCTCCCCAGGTGCTGGTCCCCCACTCTATGAAGTCCTCGCCGCCAGCCGCGGCGCCAGCGGACGGGGGCAGAGAGGAAGGGGTGGTCGCCATCCCCGAGGGAAGGGTGCACGGCGGTGGCCTCCTGTCGTTGCTTGGCGGGACATTCAGGAACGTCGACGTCGACAAGCTCTGA
- the LOC133917560 gene encoding sucrose transport protein SUT5-like: MEEGRGDSKDEAARRLEWTTMNLETGGEKGDGIGNGNGRKEPMSIVRLFLACVVSGGIQYGWALQLSLLSPYSQTLGISHSYVSLTWICGPIAGFVVQPIVGYYSDRCTMKLGRRRPFILAGCVIICLSVMMIGFSADIGRHLGDTKEHCSTFTGSRWSAAAVYIVGFWFLDFANNTVQGPARAMMADLSAGHHGPNVGQAIFSLWMALGSVLGYLAGANAKWHVWFPWLKTAACCDACANLKGAFLTAVILIAISMSITLYLADEEQLDKGAVDTSGGGCCAVFADLFKSLRNLPPAMFKVLAVTAVTWLSWFPFIQYNTDWMGREIYHGLPQGTGGKADTFNAGVREGAVGLLFCSIALGVTSFLIPKLCRKLTTRVVWSISNLLVFVFMTMMVVVGMVSMKGYRASLAAGLTGPDPTLKGIALAIFALIGIPQAVLFSVPWAVASEVATEEGGGQGLAIGVLNIAIVVPQLVIALTAGPIDGAFNKGNTPALGIGAAFALICAVLALVLLPKTRGMSNAAIMSGGH, from the exons ATGGAGGAAGGCCGGGGTGACAGCAAGGACGAGGCGGCCAGGCGCCTCGAGTGGACTACCATGAACCTGGAGACCGGCGGCGAGAAGGGAGATGGCATTGGCAATGGCAACGGCCGGAAGGAGCCGATGAGCATCGTCCGGCTCTTCTTGGCCTGCGTGGTCTCCGGCGGCATCCAGTACGGCTGGGCGCTGCAGCTCTCCCTCCTCTCGCCGTACTCTCAG ACTCTTGGGATCTCTCACAGCTACGTTTCTCTGACATGGATCTGCGGGCCTATCGCTGGATTTGTG GTGCAACCCATCGTCGGTTactacagcgaccggtgtaccaTGAAGTTGGGGCGGAGGCGGCCCTTCATCCTTGCTGGATGCGTCATCATCTGCCTCTCT GTGATGATGATCGGCTTCTCGGCGGACATCGGGCGGCACCTCGGCGACACCAAGGAGCACTGCAG CACGTTCACCGGCTCCCGCTGGTCTGCCGCCGCCGTGTACATTGTTGGCTTCTGGTTCCTCGACTTCGCCAACAATACCGTCCAG GGACCGGCTCGCGCGATGATGGCCGACCTCTCTG CTGGACATCACGGGCCTAACGTCGGCCAGGCGATCTTCTCCCTGTGGATGGCTCTCGGCAGCGTCCTCGGCTACTTGGCCGGAGCCAACGCAAAATGGCACGT GTGGTTCCCTTGGCTCAAGACCGCGGCGTGCTGCGACGCTTGCGCGAATCTTAAGGGCGCCTTCTTGACCGCTGTG ATCCTCATTGCCATCAGCATGTCAATCACCCTGTACCTCGCCGACGAGGAGCAGCTCGACAAGGGCGCCGTCGACACCTCCGGCGGTGGGTGCTGCGCCGTGTTCGCCGACCTCTTCAAGAGCCTGAGGAACCTGCCTCCCGCCATGTTCAAAGTGCTCGCCGTCACGGCCGTCACCTGG CTCTCCTGGTTCCCGTTCATCCAGTACAACACCGACTGGATGGGCCGGGAGATCTACCACGGCTTGCCGCAGGGCACGGGCGGCAAGGCTGACACTTTCAACGCCGGCGTCCGCGAGGGCGCCGTCGGCCTCCTCTTCTGCTCCATCGCGCTCGGCGTCACCTCCTTCCTGATCCCCAAGCTGTGCCGGAAGCTCACGACCAGGGTCGTCTGGTCCATCAGCAACCTGCTGGTGTTCGTCTTCATGACGATGATGGTCGTCGTCGGTATGGTCTCCATGAAGGGATACAGGGCCTCCCTCGCTGCCGGCCTCACCGGACCCGACCCAACCCTCAAAGGCATCGCGCTTGCCATCTTCGCGCTCATCGGCATCCCGCAGGCC GTGTTGTTCAGTGTTCCTTGGGCTGTCGCATCCGAGGTTGCCACCGAGGAGGGTGGAGGACAGGGTCTCGCCATTGGCGTCCTCAACATTGCCATCGTCGTTCCACAG CTGGTGATCGCGCTCACAGCCGGCCCCATCGACGGTGCCTTCAACAAGGGCAACACCCCGGCCCTCGGCATCGGCGCCGCCTTCGCCCTGATCTGCGCGGTCCTGGCGCTCGTCCTGCTTCCAAAGACTAGAGGCATGTCCAACGCCGCCATCATGTCCGGCGGGCACTGA